Genomic window (Alnus glutinosa chromosome 9, dhAlnGlut1.1, whole genome shotgun sequence):
TTCGAATTCTGtctcccccctcttgtgtgaacatataaaaaaaaaaaaaaaaaaagttttgagaggggacattgacaatcaAGTAATAGTTTgagaaagtatatattttttttttcaagtttttttatgCGAGGGACTAACCTATCTAAATAGAGAGACAGACGggtccctaaaaaaaaaatgttaaaaagagGTTTAtgatctttaaatttattaaaaaaaatagtagtttagctctttttttttttcctcttattttgggcctcttgaatttttttttttttttgatattatcTGGTCCCCAAAGTTAAATTTCTAATTCTATCCTTTTTCATAGATAGTAGATACATCATACATggtctcccaatctctctctaATCAACACTTATAATCTTCCTTTATATTGTATACACACAAggttatgtaaaataaaagcaaacaaattttacatttaatttcataaatgATGACCATTTCATCCATCACAAAAAACCCTACAGAATTAAGCTTTACACAAAAAGGGAACCATTCACCTATGGTTGActctcctttaattttattcttctcCATCTACTTTTTAGATTTTGTcacgttatttaaattttattttcgtGTGCAAGATGAGTCATCTGTTGTATTAGTTTATTGACAAATGATAGCATTATTACTATTTTCACCAAAAAACCTCCACCAACTCATGCAACATCCTCTtgttaaatcatcacatgtTTCAAACGCTTAAGCGGATAAGAAGAGgcatatttaatcatttaattaatactttaacactcacTCTCACGTGTGGACTCAAACTTCATTTTAGTAGACGAGACCCAACACGTTGaatatttagctaaaaaatAGAACGTAAATAAAAGAGACAGGGTTCAaactgataccatgttaaattgcCACTTATACCAAAAGCATAAGCTGAtagaaatagataaatttaatcatttaatcaatattttaacaaccaatgactttaaaaatttattttcacctcagtttttttttttttttttattaacaggTGTTACATCACCATGTCATGTCTGTTTGACATGCTTTTCAAGCACAAGAAACACTAAAATAAAGCACTAAACAAGAAATATAATTAGAATTCAAAGAGGTACGTACACTTATAATCATCTCGATTAATAGCATTACAAAATTACTGTGAATTATTTAGCGCTATCAAAGAGACCTTGCAGACTTCAGCAAACTCCCTCCGGAGTAAACTTGGAGCAACATATCTCTGCAAGTGAAAGTAATTAAGTATGGAGTTAGTCCTTTTAGTCAAAAGTCACTTTCACCTATGCCTCTCTGAATCTGCTCTTCTATTACAAATGTTTGCACAAATTTCACACAAACATTTCTAGCATGAATCACTACAAAATCTTTTGTACAAGAGAATTATCAAAAtgaaacataacaaaaaaacaagaattaTCAACTGCTCTAATTCAAGAACATTACCCCCTAGCTCCATCAGAGTAACTGCAACTAATTACTAATTAAAGATACATAATGAATTGTGAAGAAATGGTCATAAAAGGCCATCTGATTCAAGGCATTTTCGATTCCTATGGAAGCCCACATGCATTTCTGCAAATAAGATGCTTAGGAAATGTGGGCATTCTTCCTTTGGGTTGCTGTGTGAAGTTACATTTGCCATTGGAGTCATGCCTTAAGAAAACGTTGGCATCCAATTATGTggataattttttcattttgatttatattgaaagtaaaaaaaaaaaaagcaagagatTTTCATGACAAACTTGGAGGTGTTGCGTCTGATCATAACTACAATTAGTGCCTCGGCTGCTGATTGTTGAGTGCTAGTCTTTGACAATATTCATTTCCAAGATACCGTTTAGGGAAGATCTTGAAAAGAATGTCATCAACAAGTTTGTAATACCATATCCTCTACTTCTTCCAAAACATAAGGGGCTCCATTACaattccaaacccaaaaataaatcCCAATTCAATACTTAAGTAATTTCACTCAATTATGCTCCTATGAAATTCTTCATATGTTGAAGATGACAATCGTGGCTCCTCATGTGAGCATTGTGATTTCAATGGCAAACCACATAATCTTATGTTTCCTTTGAAGGAATTTTCCGAAAATGTAGCAAATTGCTTGATGATTGGAATCTGTCCCACCAATTGGTTGAATGAAAGGTTAAGAACTGATAGGAAAATAAGACCATCGGCAAGTGGTATAGGAATATTACCATAAAGCTTATTGCTTGAAAGGTCTAGTGATTCAAGATTACTCAATTTTTCCAAAGATGCTGGGATTTGGCTTGTGAAAGCATTATGCGACAAGTTGAGAATATATAACAATGTGAATTCTCCAATTTCTTCAGGTATAGGACCATCAAAGTTGTTGCAAGAAAATTCAATGGCGGTGAAGATAGTTAGGATCTTCACCAGCTCCACCTCTAAACCCTTGCTAATAATTGTTATCGTATCTTGATGATATGCCATACCCATATCAATTTGGAGGTAATTGAGCTTTGAGTGCGCCTCATGTGTACGATCTGTCAACGCCATCTAAGTAGAAAGGAGTACTATTGGAAGTTGACCGATAAAAATTTTTGAAGTTACATCCATGATTTGAAGCATCAGCCAAGGGGCATCAAGCTCTAGATGACCAATGGGCCCATATAATTTGTTAGATTACAAAATAAGAACCTTTAATATGGTTAATTCTTTCAAGTGAAATGGGAAGGCGTCTTCAATGTGGTTGTTCTCAATGTCCAAGACCTCCAATGAATGGCAATTCTTCAGATTTCGGTAACTTTCCCTCTATATGGTTTTTATTGACAACTAAAGTTTGTAAATAACAAGACTTTGGAAATGTATCAGGAATTGTACCGTCGCTAACCTTTAATATGCATGAACCTCACATTACAAATAAAAGTTTTGTATGTTGGGTCTCACTTATTACTCAAAAGtattactttatattttttatatcatatcaataattttttattactatttaaataaaaaaaattcattataatacaaaatattttcactttttttatacaaattttttatactttatattatatcatcacattttattaatttcaaaattagcaacccactactctgttctatACATATTTTTACCAAATAAAACCTTTGTATGGTGTTGGATGACAGGGCAAAAGCCCACTCATTTGTGTATCTTTCGACTTTCTTGCCTTGATTTCTGTTCAGGTGCACGCGTGGAGCAAAGTCAATATGATTGCAACTCCCATTTTAGATGCGCCTCATtccattttctctcattttttgcCATTTCCCTTGCTAAGGTCAGAGTACCTTAAACACAACTGGTTCATGCCATTgctctctctataaataggcacaGAGGTATATtacctctctcttcctctctccatTCCATTATCCTCCTCTCAAATATTATACTGActtaaatattaaaatgttaTCGGTCCCCTTGGGAACAATGAATTCCAACGACTATGTTCTTAGTTTTGCAAAAGTTTTATTGTAGATCTGACTCTCAGAAAATTTGCTCTAACACAATTCATCTAAAATTAAGACAATTTAGCATATTGAGaaatttgtttgttaaaattctTGTTTTCTGCCTTTCGATTTCtcttctaaaaagaaaagttaacaaACAACTCCAATACAAattacctttttgtttttttaacaaattaataatcttATTTGATAAAATCAATCACACAGGAGACGTACAATTGCTCTTTGGTTACAATACCATAAatacagtttgaaatttttttaatccaaactCTATCTATGACACACGAATCCAATACAAATTACTCTTAAAAGCACAAAAAGagttttcacatttatgtcataataaaacaatttttcaatccaaaaaatatatatataaacattaacaaacataattttaaagtttCTAGTCTATTTTAAGCTATATAGTTTATTAATAATGTTTAGCTCCACCAACATTTTCAGAGCATTATCACCTCTCTTCTCCCCTCAAACTATGCTCTGTAGGCTCGTTGTCTGTATTTCATTTTAGtgataaatacaaaattagtccATTTGgttaaactaaattacaaattgctaattttcttatcaaagtgaattcagaAGTTCCTGtagtatattaaattttttttcattaagagtgacacgtgtcgttATTTTATTGATGCTGATGTATCATCTAACAAAATCTGTCAACTGTTTTAGGGAGATGATACATGTACTACAAGCGCACTACAAATGCAtaacaccaaggcacattggggtgaGGCTTACACATGTGAGTCCCTTCAATATGCCTTGGTgtagtgcacttgttgtaatttgagcatttttcaatgttttaacACAACTTGACTCCAAcaactaaattgtttttttggcatatcaCAAAAGATGAGTGATTGATGTACAACAGTTGTGCAAGGTCGTAGAAATATGGGGTGAGTTTCACTACATGGGTCCCACGTGAAATATATTgacattgacttcatatacatcaataaatatatcacctttaaatcataatctttcattttaaaataaataattgcaaTTCCCCTTATCcgagtaaaataaaaaagaagttgcTTTTCAATGTTTTCATGCCTTTAAAAAGCAACTTGTTGACAATGACTTTCCAACGACAAGAAAACGCGTTGCCTCAGTGACTCAGTCTACATGGAATACACACCATGCGTGCTTTGTTTGTGTCGTTTTCTGCCAAAGGTCATCAAAGTGTGTTCAAAACCAAAGGAAAGGAATCAGAGGATCCCATCttaagagatatatatatatatatataaaatacatataCTCCTCACAAGCAATTTTTCATTGTTAATGTATATCCAAATTGCGTCAATATCttcttaaactaataaaaataatcaatgtccctcaataacaaaaatacatttaataaaaaatgaacaatttgAAAAATGGTGACCCAGGCAGTGGGtcttcaccattttttttttaaaaaaaatttttaagtgtatttttgtgtttttaaaaaattgttaaggtcaattttgtctttttcgAGACAAAATGGGtacattgaaaatttttcttttgtagtttAAGTGGACATTGGTGTAATAAGTAGTTTTGGAAGGGAATATTGACAatgagtagtagtttgagaaaGCATATGTAtctttctcaatatttttttatgtaatgGACTAACCTATCTAAATTGAGAGGCAGACTTAAGGGACGTAGGTGgtccccctaaaaaaaaaaataaaaaaaaagaaagggttttgatatttaaatttatttattttttttaaaaaaaaaatagtttaggtctctttttttttttcctcttattttggcccttgagaaaaaaaaaaattgatataatcTGGTCCCTAAAGATAAATTTCTAATTCTATCCTTATTCATAGATTGATCATACATagtctctcaatctctctttaATCAATACATATAATCTCTCTTTATACTGTATACGCACATGGTTATGTGAAATAAAAGcagacaaattttaaatttaatttcatatatgatgaCCATTTCATCTATCACAAAAAACCCTAAAGATGCTTTACACAAAAAGGGAACCATTCACCTATGGTTGACTCTGCTTTTGGTCTTCTCCATCTATGGTTTAGATTTTGTCGTtatttaaactttatttttgtGTGCAAGATGAGTCGtctagtgtatttatttattgaaaaatgctagaattattaatattttcactAAAAAGCCTCCACCAACTCATGCAGCATCTTCTTGTTAAATCACCGCCTGTTTCAAAtgcttaagctaatagaaaaagataaatttaattatttaatcaattctTTAACATCCATTcttacgtgtgggctcaaactttcttttaataggtgagacccaacatattgaatatttaactgaaaaatGAAAGCTAAATGAAGGAGATAAGGTtcgaatagataccatgtttaATCACTACTTGtcccaaaaatttaagctgatagaaatagataaatttaattatttaataaatattttaacaatcaacgacttaaaaattttatttccaCCTTAGTTTTTATTAACAAGTGTTACATCGCCAAGTTAGTCGGACATGCTTTTCAAGCACAAGCAACACTAAAATAAAGCACTAAACAAGAAATATAATTAGAATTCAAAGAGGTACACTCATAATCATCTTGATTAACAGTGTCACAAAATTACTGTGAATCATTTAGCGTCATCAAAGAGACCTTACAGACTTCAACAAATTCCTCCGGAGTAAACTTGGAGCAACATATCTCTGCAAGTGAAAGTAATTAAGGAGTTAGTTAATCCTTTCAATCAAAAGTCATTTTCACCCAAGCCTCTCTGAATCCGCTCTTCTATTACAAGCGTTTGCAGAAATTTCACACACATTTCTAACATGAATCACTACAAAATCTTTTGGACAAGAGAATAGGCACAATGATACATAACAGAAAACAAGAACTATCAACTGCTCAAATTCAAGAATATTTCCCCCTAGCTGCATCAGAGTCGCTCCAACTAATTACTAATTAAAGATACAAAATGAATTGTGAAGAAATAGTCATAAAAGGCCATTTGATTCAAGGCATCTTCGATTCCTAGGCCTATGGAAGCCCACATGCATTTCTGTAAATAAGATGCTTGGAAATGTGGGCAATATTCCTCATTTGGGTTGCTGTGTAAAGTTACATTTGCCATTGAAGTCATGCCTTATGAAAAACCTAGCATCCAATTACGTggatcaatttttcattttgattttttttgaaagtaaaaAGGCAAGAGTTTGTCATGACAAACCTGGAAGTGTTGCTTCTGATCATAACTATAACTAGTGCCTCAGCTGCTGATTGTTGACTGCTGGTCTTCGACGATATTCATTTCCAAGATACAGTTTAGGAAATATCTTGAAAAGAATGTCATCAACATGTTTGTAATACCATATCCTCCACCTTTTCCAAAACATAAGGGGTCCCATaacaattccaaaaccaaaactaaaTCCTAGTTCAGCACTTATGTAATTCCACTCGATCATACTCTTATGAGATTCTTCATACGTCGTTGGAGGTGACAATCGTGGCTCTTCATGTGAGCACTGTGATTTCAAAGGCAACCCACATAATCTTTCGTTTCCTTTGAAGGAATTTTCCGAAAATGTAGCAAATTGCTTGATAAATGGAATAGGTCCCACCAATTGGTTGAAGGAAAGGTTGAGGACCGAAAGGAAAATAAGACCATTGGCGAGTTGCATAGGAATCTCTCCAGTAAGCTTGTTGCTTGACAAGTCTAGTGTCTCAAGATTACTCAATTTCCCCAGAGATGTTGGTATTTGGCCTATGAAAGCATTATGTGACAAGTTGAGAATATATAACAATGTGAATTCTCCAATTTCTTCAGGTATAGGACCATCAAAGTTGTTGCAAGAAAAATCAATGGTGGTGAAGATAGTTAAGATCTTCACCAGCTCCACCACTGAACCCTTGCTAGTAATTGTTACGGTATCTTGATAATAAAAACTACCAATGCCAATTTGGATgtgattgagttttgagttggCCTCATGTGCACGATCGGTCAACGCCATCCAAGTAGAAAGGAGTACTATTGGAAGGTGACCAGTAAAGTTGTTTGAAGCCACATCTATGATTTGAAGCTTCGGGGAAGGGGCAATCTCTGGATGACCAATGGGCCCATAAAATTTGTTAGATCGCAAAATAAGAACCTTCAATGCGGCTAATCCATTCAAGTAATATGGGAAGGTGTCCTCGATGTGGTTGTTCCCAACGTCCAAGACCTCCAATGAATGGCAATTCTTCAGAGATTTCGGTAACTTTCCCTCTAGATGGTTTTTATTAATAGCTAAAGTATGTAAATTACAAGACTCCGAAAATGTATCAGGAATTGTACCATTGAGATTGTTTCTCCTTAGACTCAACACCTGAAGAGCCCCACTCATCTCATTCAAGCATTGGGGAATTGTGCCACTGAAGTAATTATCAGACAGATCTAGAAATCGCAGAAATGAAGCATTGCATATGGATCCAGGGATACTCCCATATAATTTATTActtgaaatagaaaagaattgtGTGAATTCAAGGGACTGGCCGATGCTAGCTGGTAAGGCAGAATGAAAATTATTCATGGAGAAATCCAAGTAGCTGACAGGTGGGAGAACTGGGAGTTGGCCTTGGAACTGGTTGGAGCGAAAGTCTAGAGATCTCGTCCTAAAAATAGAAGAGATATTGGAGATAGGTCCTTTGAGAGTGACCAAGTTGTTATAGGAGAGATTTAGAAATCTAAGTTGGGGAAGTTTCCAGATCCAATTAGGCACCTCTCCATATATCTGGTTCCTTGAAAGGTCTAAAGAGTATAATTTGGATTGGTTTCTAAAGAAATCaggaatttttttcaacttgatAGAAGCCAAGCCTAACCAAGTGGGATAGTGGGAAGACGAAAGGTTAAAACCACTATATTCATCCAACAAATTGGAGCCATCAAAGTTGTTTGAAGAAAGAATGAGGGATGCAAGACCTGGAAGCCCAAAGATAGATATGGGTATTGGCCCTTCCAACTCGTTATTGCTCAAATCAAGCTCTAGTAGTTTGTAAGAAGAAATGTTGGAAAATTCCTTGAGTTGCCCAGAAAATAGGTTATTGGAAAGTTGTAATACCTGCAATGATGGGAGGTGAAACAATGAAACTGGAATATCCCCGTTCAATGAATTGTAACTTAAATCAAGAGTGTCTAGATTCAGAAGTTCTTCCCACTGAGTGGAAGTAATCTGCCCTGCAAAGCCAGCATTTGCTAGATTCAAATCACTCAAATTCGTCAACTTGTCAAACTTTGATGGAATCTGAGAAGAGTTGAAGTCGTTGTAAGCCAAATTCAAGCTCTGGAGAAGATGAAGACTGAAGAGGCTACTTAAATCGTCAAGTCCACCCGAGATGGATTCACTAGCCAGGTCGAGACCAATAACACTTCCCTCGTGGCAGGTTACGCCTTCCCAAGAACAACAATCAGCACTTTGATTCCACTTAACAAGTTTGTTGGACCTAGCAGGATCGAATGTAAGGTTGTTCTTCAATTGCAGTAACAAGGACTGCTGATTGCCGAAACATTGCCCAGACACGCCAAAGACACAAATGCTAATTAGGAAAGGTGAGTAAATGGGGATCAAGAAAAGCCACGAAAAGGCCGCAAGTCTCATTGCAGGGAATGGAAGAGGTGGTGATATTAATTAATGGTGGATTCAGGATGGTATTGATTTGTTTTGTGTGTGAGTAAATATATAGATGAAAATATAATGGTGGAGGATGAGGGGAGGAAAGTTCCAGTAACACGACTTTTTGACCTGTGACTCTCGAatatatatagatgaaaatACAAGTGGccaaccaagaagaagaagatcgatgAAGTAAGAGAAGAGAGACCTTAATATTTTATCCTTCTTCTGTGTCCGGTTCTGCAGGCAAGGCAGCTTTATTCACACGTTTGGAGAAATTTGAGGTTGagtaatttgaatttttaggaATGTGATTATATATTCACACCGAATCACACGTGATCGTCTCTTTTGACgcctaatttgtttttttttgaaatttatgtgAGGATTGACTTCACGTACAGATAATTTACatgataaaatttatttctcATAGTCTATCGTCTTTGGATTTAATATTCTGAGTCAGTCAAGAGTATTACCACTCGGACTTTCTATGAAGGGGCAACATATACCAATACAACGTGCTCTGAACACAgaattttaacttctttttctaTCGAGTTGGGaatcaaaacattgaaaaatgggTGAACTTTCCGACAAcaaactcaaaataaaaataccgcaaaaaatataaataatgaccaGATCCTCGCTGTAACGGCCGTATAAAACGGTAAGCAAAACAAAAGAGGCACAAGTAATGACATGCACCTCGAAAAGTCTCTCAACAATACAaagaatgtgaaaaaaaaaatttagaacgtTGGGTCATAGAAAGCAGAATTCTAGAATGAAAGGAGGAATGTGGAAAACAAGTGGAGGGTGGGGGAATTCCTACTGGTTCTTTGATTCAGGAAAGCAACAACTTTTGGTTTGGTTAGCGgaattcaacaatttttttgtgtttacatttttcagaaatttgaTGCTTAGTCATTTGAATTTTCAGAAATGTAActattttcatgtttgaaaTAATTAGGAATTTCTAAAAATTTTCGAGAATataggattttcatgtataATTTACTTTTGAAAACAATTAGGAATTTAAGATTGCCAAACTATACGAATAGAAGTcgcatttttaatttaatttaattttaagacaGCCAAACTAGAATAGACAGGAAACAAGATTCCCTAGGAGGTCAATGCATATTAGGTGTTTGAAATTTCTTTCCCAATCCTATGGCCTAAAACTGAAAATCCCTAGATGCATTACTTTCCCAATCCAATGGTCTGATTTGAACTAAATAAAGAGCACAAGATTAGTGGAGCCAGAAacaattttcattcaatctATCAAACAGAAGAGTAGTAGATATCAGATCAAATATTTATATCTGTATGTTGTTGTTGATGCTTCATTAGAGTTAGAAGAGATAttcttcattaattatttattgagtAGGATTTAGTCCACATGCTTTTCAAGCACAAGCAACAGTAAAACATAACAATAAATAGGGAAAATAATTAGAATTCAAACAACAAGACAAAGGTAGTTCAAATTATTACACATAAATTTGTACATCAGCAACTTAGCATAATTGTCACTGGAGAGGCCTTACAGACTTCAGCAAATTTCATCCAAAGTAAACTTAGAGCAACATATCTCTGCAAGTAATCAGGTGTACAACATTGGTGTAAGTCAATATCATCCAAAAGTTCTTTTACATGATCTAATTGAATAATTGCACAATGAAATTGATGCACACTAACTAgtacaaaacacaagaaaatgataaatgagCTCGTCGAAGGATGTACGTCATGACTTCTAATAGCCACTTTGAGAGAACCGTGATATTCAAAAACAGTAAAATGTATTATCAATTGATTGACTAGGATTAAGACTGACTCTATTAACTCTAGACTAGGACTCTAACTATGCTAAGAAGAAtaggaatcaaatcccttattgGAGATCTACTTCTTATTGGACTCTTGACATGAGACTAGGGCAATACAAAATAATTAGAGAAAAGTCCACATACTTCTttcaaactatcactcaattaACAATGTCCCCCCAAAACATTGTTAATGTATCGCCAAACgtcaaaaaaagacaaaaatgaccttacattttttttaataaaataaaagtaccCCTATAAAgtccaaaagataaaaaatttattttttattttttttagaaataaaaaaggaaaaactttttaaaattttcttttaatttttaaatttggccacccttggttgttttgtattttttttttagtttttattttattttattaagggtattttcgtcattgaaaaatattgacaatttttagtagtttagaaaaacattgtccaaatttaaaattagatgAGACATTATCAATTGAGTGCTAGTTTGAAGAAGGTATATAAACTTTACCCATGATAAAATTATGCACCGCTACAAAAGCATAACCTAAAAACAGAAGTTGTCATATTCACCTAATCAATCCTACAAAGACTACGTTCCTAAAAGGTCTGTCACAATAATATAATTGCACAGGGAGAAGAACAAGTGATCTTATGGGGATTACAATAATATGcataatgtttaaaaattaagtaCAGCTATTGCACTTCAAATTTCTGTGAATCTTTAATAGAACTACTCTTCGACAGTAGAAACACATATATGGAAGATTGATAAAGTATATATACATTCAATACATTGTACAAATTTCAATGAACATTTCCCCCAAGCTGCATCAGAGTCACTgcaactaattaataattaaagacaCATAAAGAGTTGTGAATAGCCTAGAGTTTATGTTGCAGCAACAAGGACTGCTGGTTGCCTAAACATTGCCCAGGCACGCCAATGACACAAATGCTAATTAGG
Coding sequences:
- the LOC133877485 gene encoding receptor like protein 22-like; amino-acid sequence: MRLAAFSWLFLIPIYSPFLISICVFGVSGQCFGNQQSLLLQLKNNLTFDPARSNKLVKWNQSADCCSWEGVTCHEGSVIGLDLASESISGGLDDLSSLFSLHLLQSLNLAYNDFNSSQIPSKFDKLTNLSDLNLANAGFAGQITSTQWEELLNLDTLDLSYNSLNGDIPVSLFHLPSLQVLQLSNNLFSGQLKEFSNISSYKLLELDLSNNELEGPIPISIFGLPGLASLILSSNNFDGSNLLDEYSGFNLSSSHYPTWLGLASIKLKKIPDFFRNQSKLYSLDLSRNQIYGEVPNWIWKLPQLRFLNLSYNNLVTLKGPISNISSIFRTRSLDFRSNQFQGQLPVLPPVSYLDFSMNNFHSALPASIGQSLEFTQFFSISSNKLYGSIPGSICNASFLRFLDLSDNYFSGTIPQCLNEMSGALQVLSLRRNNLNGTIPDTFSESCNLHTLAINKNHLEGKLPKSLKNCHSLEVLDVGNNHIEDTFPYYLNGLAALKVLILRSNKFYGPIGHPEIAPSPKLQIIDVASNNFTGHLPIVLLSTWMALTDRAHEANSKLNHIQIGIGSFYYQDTVTITSKGSVVELVKILTIFTTIDFSCNNFDGPIPEEIGEFTLLYILNLSHNAFIGQIPTSLGKLSNLETLDLSSNKLTGEIPMQLANGLIFLSVLNLSFNQLVGPIPFIKQFATFSENSFKGNERLCGLPLKSQCSHEEPRLSPPTTYEESHKSMIEWNYISAELGFSFGFGIVMGPLMFWKRWRIWYYKHVDDILFKIFPKLYLGNEYRRRPAVNNQQLRH
- the LOC133876868 gene encoding receptor-like protein 43; the protein is MALTDRTHEAHSKLNYLQIDMGMAYHQDTITIISKGLEVELVKILTIFTAIEFSCNNFDGPIPEEIGEFTLLYILNLSHNAFTSQIPASLEKLSNLESLDLSSNKLYGNIPIPLADGLIFLSVLNLSFNQLVGQIPIIKQFATFSENSFKGNIRLCGLPLKSQCSHEEPRLSSSTYEEFHRSIIE